From the genome of Devriesea agamarum, one region includes:
- a CDS encoding MBL fold metallo-hydrolase: MAGPIRLDHTVTSGTFTLDGETFNVDNNAWVIGDDDDCYVFDAPHDTQAVANLVGDRRVLGVLLTHAHDDHVACAPALADQFHAPLCLHPDDQPLWNLTHPNRPWDRDVRDGDEFPLGDDAVITVIHTPGHSPGSVCYYVPALSTIFSGDTLFQGGPGATGRSFSSRPTIERSIQERLFVLPSHTVVHTGHGEDTTIGEEKTAFVGERPD, translated from the coding sequence ATGGCAGGACCTATCCGTCTCGACCACACCGTCACCAGCGGAACCTTCACCCTGGATGGGGAAACCTTCAATGTGGACAATAACGCGTGGGTGATCGGAGATGACGACGATTGCTATGTGTTCGATGCGCCGCATGATACCCAGGCCGTAGCGAACCTGGTTGGGGATCGCCGCGTCCTCGGCGTATTGCTCACCCATGCCCACGACGATCATGTTGCGTGCGCCCCAGCTCTGGCCGATCAGTTTCACGCCCCGCTGTGCTTGCACCCGGATGATCAACCCCTATGGAACCTCACCCATCCCAACCGACCATGGGACCGGGACGTTCGAGACGGCGACGAATTCCCGCTCGGAGACGACGCCGTCATCACGGTGATTCACACCCCGGGCCACTCTCCCGGATCTGTCTGTTATTACGTACCGGCGCTGTCCACGATTTTCAGCGGCGACACCCTTTTCCAGGGTGGTCCGGGCGCAACAGGCAGGTCTTTCTCATCCCGCCCGACAATCGAACGCTCCATCCAGGAACGCTTGTTCGTGCTCCCCAGTCACACGGTTGTGCACACCGGCCACGGTGAGGACACCACTATCGGGGAGGAGAAAACGGCCTTTGTCGGCGAGCGCCCAGACTAA
- a CDS encoding S-(hydroxymethyl)mycothiol dehydrogenase codes for MPWTVKGVVSRTAHEPTELVDILIPDPGPHDVVVDVLACGVCHTDLSYRNGAITDDYPFLLGHEAAGKVAHVGSQVSMVEVGDYVILNWRAVCGQCRACRKGVPEYCFSTHNASQPMTLTDGTELTAALGIGAFAEKTLVHEKQCTRVHDTAPPEVAGLLGCGVMAGIGAAVNTGAVQRGESVAVIGCGGVGDAAIAGAQLAGATTIIALDVDERKFAAACQVGATHTVNTAKMNPEQVAEAIRELTGGFGADVVIDAVARPETYRAAFYGRDLAGRVVLVGVPHPEAELTLPLADIFGRGGALKSSWYGDCLPERDFPYLIDLFLQGRLPLDTFVSETCSLHDVEDAFTKMHDGSVLRSVVMFD; via the coding sequence ATGCCGTGGACCGTTAAGGGAGTGGTCTCCCGGACCGCTCATGAACCGACCGAACTCGTCGACATTCTCATCCCCGATCCTGGACCACACGATGTGGTCGTCGATGTCCTGGCTTGCGGGGTGTGCCATACCGACTTGTCGTATCGCAACGGCGCTATTACCGACGACTACCCGTTTCTGCTCGGGCATGAAGCGGCCGGCAAGGTCGCGCACGTCGGTTCACAGGTCAGCATGGTGGAGGTTGGGGACTACGTCATCCTCAACTGGCGCGCCGTATGCGGGCAGTGCCGAGCCTGCCGCAAGGGTGTTCCCGAATACTGCTTTTCCACCCACAATGCCTCCCAGCCCATGACGCTGACCGACGGAACAGAGCTGACGGCAGCGCTTGGCATCGGGGCCTTCGCCGAGAAAACCCTCGTCCATGAAAAGCAGTGCACCCGGGTTCATGACACGGCCCCGCCGGAAGTTGCAGGGCTGCTGGGCTGCGGAGTGATGGCGGGAATCGGTGCCGCAGTTAACACCGGTGCAGTCCAACGCGGTGAGTCCGTGGCGGTGATCGGCTGCGGCGGCGTGGGTGATGCGGCGATCGCGGGAGCTCAGCTCGCAGGGGCCACCACCATCATCGCGCTCGATGTCGACGAACGAAAATTCGCAGCCGCCTGCCAAGTCGGTGCCACTCACACGGTCAACACCGCGAAGATGAATCCAGAACAGGTTGCCGAGGCCATTCGCGAACTGACCGGCGGGTTCGGGGCCGATGTGGTGATCGACGCCGTGGCCCGGCCCGAAACCTACCGTGCAGCGTTTTATGGGCGTGACCTCGCCGGACGAGTAGTACTGGTCGGGGTCCCGCATCCGGAAGCGGAGCTCACACTGCCGCTGGCGGACATCTTCGGCCGGGGTGGCGCATTGAAATCCTCGTGGTACGGCGACTGCCTGCCCGAGCGCGATTTCCCCTACCTCATCGATCTGTTCCTCCAGGGCCGGTTACCACTGGATACCTTCGTCAGCGAGACCTGCTCTCTGCACGATGTGGAGGACGCTTTCACCAAAATGCATGACGGTTCTGTTCTGCGCAGCGTCGTGATGTTCGATTAA
- the pheS gene encoding phenylalanine--tRNA ligase subunit alpha translates to MRPPHTTEGPIIVTPSPDSTPSGEGGSAITPTSTPTHGGSFDTDITPEVIDAAVCAALADIEQASGTAELKTVRQRHIGDGSVLATAGRRIGALPKELKASVGKLVGQAKGRVNKALADRQAVLSRQEEEAALAAETVDVCLPTDRNPRGALHPLSILSDRIADFFVGLGWEIAEGPEIEAEWFNFDALNFDVDHPARQMQDTFYVASSTHQTGAAGGDGHNGRGAEVAQGADASGAAEQASGLVLRTHTSPVQARSLLERGVPLYIACPGRTFRTDELDATHTPVFHQVEGLAIDEGLTMANLKGTLDAFAAAMFGPGTLTRLRPSYFPFTEPSAEMDFRCFACTARNGLDHDAAPDCRVCGGTGWIEWGGCGMVNPAVLRACGIDPERYQGFAFGMGIERTLMLRNGVQDMHDMVEGDVRFSQHYGTEI, encoded by the coding sequence ATGAGGCCGCCCCACACAACGGAAGGCCCCATCATCGTGACACCCAGTCCTGACAGCACGCCCTCAGGCGAGGGCGGAAGCGCCATCACCCCCACGTCTACGCCCACTCATGGCGGTTCGTTCGACACGGATATCACCCCCGAGGTGATTGACGCCGCCGTGTGCGCGGCGCTCGCCGACATCGAGCAGGCATCCGGCACTGCTGAACTCAAAACGGTCCGCCAACGCCATATCGGCGATGGATCCGTGCTCGCAACGGCGGGACGGCGAATTGGCGCGCTTCCCAAAGAACTGAAAGCCAGTGTCGGCAAGTTGGTCGGCCAGGCGAAAGGCCGGGTCAATAAGGCGCTAGCCGACCGGCAGGCCGTGCTTTCCCGTCAGGAAGAAGAAGCGGCGCTGGCTGCGGAGACGGTTGATGTCTGCCTGCCCACGGATCGGAACCCGCGCGGCGCGTTGCACCCGCTGAGCATTTTGTCTGATCGGATCGCTGATTTCTTTGTCGGTCTCGGCTGGGAGATTGCCGAAGGACCCGAGATTGAAGCTGAGTGGTTTAACTTCGATGCGCTGAACTTCGATGTTGACCACCCGGCGCGTCAGATGCAGGACACGTTCTACGTCGCTTCATCGACTCACCAAACTGGTGCTGCCGGTGGGGACGGTCATAACGGTCGCGGTGCCGAGGTGGCGCAGGGCGCTGATGCCTCCGGCGCTGCAGAGCAGGCCAGTGGCCTGGTGTTGCGCACGCATACCTCCCCGGTTCAGGCGCGTTCCCTGCTGGAACGGGGTGTTCCGCTGTATATTGCGTGCCCCGGTCGGACGTTTAGAACCGATGAACTGGATGCTACCCACACCCCGGTGTTCCACCAGGTGGAGGGCCTTGCTATCGATGAAGGTCTCACGATGGCGAATCTGAAAGGCACCCTGGATGCGTTTGCTGCGGCGATGTTCGGTCCCGGGACGCTGACCCGTCTGCGGCCTAGCTACTTCCCGTTCACGGAGCCGAGCGCTGAAATGGACTTTAGGTGCTTTGCCTGCACCGCGCGCAACGGTTTGGATCACGACGCAGCGCCGGACTGCCGAGTCTGTGGCGGAACCGGATGGATTGAATGGGGTGGCTGCGGCATGGTGAACCCGGCGGTTCTGCGGGCCTGCGGGATTGACCCTGAGCGTTACCAGGGGTTCGCATTCGGTATGGGAATCGAACGCACCCTGATGTTGCGCAACGGGGTTCAAGATATGCACGACATGGTGGAGGGCGATGTCCGCTTCTCCCAGCACTACGGGACGGAGATCTGA
- a CDS encoding phenylalanine--tRNA ligase subunit beta gives MPRIPLTWLADHVRLGEGARGSGQATAEAVAADLVSVGLEEEAIYGAQVTGPLVIGQVLDLVKEPQKNGKTINWCRVDVGPDHNHEHDNPKDPQPGDERPSRGIICGAHNFVPGDFVVVSLPGTVLPGPFPIAARKTYGHISDGMICSTAELGLGEDPEDGIIVLGRGIAEGMTAKPGDDAIALFGLGEEVVEINVTPDRGYCFSMRGVAREYSHATGAEFSDPVLSIDVPPAAGDSVPVELADEAPIREQDGCSQYIAQLVTGVNAKAPSPRWMQQRLTLAGMRPISLIVDVANYVMLDLGQPLHTFDAARLSAPIVVRRARVGEVLTTLDNVRRTLHPEDLVICDSEGGHGERVLAIAGVMGGASTEVTDETTDVLIEAATFSSFSIARSARRHKLPSEASKRFERGVDPALAEVAAIRAAQLIAEYGGGTVDATRTVVGSQRQPEPIDLDMKAAANLVGVEYSREEIVDSLRMLGCHIQAAPAADAPNDAGPGAEVSNHDSGSDQLHQIDVLRVTPPTWRPDLKHREDLIEEIARLNGYDRIPSVLPKAPAGGRGLTLAQRRRRTVALTLAEKGLTEVLSYPFTGEATFEALGYAEDDRRRDTVRLANPISEADGSMRTELLQTLLPVARLNIGRGADDVALFEIGLVSAPSSAGPVPSLEVAQRPSDEQLAQLAAAVPAQPRHLAAVIGGPTGKSSWYGPARVADWSDAVDAARRVLDSIGVVYDVVQTERAPWHPGRCAELRAQDGTVLGYAGELHPRVAKAFGLPHRTSACELSLDAAFAAAPDLVPAEPLSTYPVAKEDFAFVVDQTMPASAIEAAITAGIGDVLESVRLFDVYVGEQVGEGKKSLAFAVRLRSAEGTLTADQIGAARERCIRAVQAIGGVLRA, from the coding sequence ATGCCTCGCATTCCCCTGACCTGGCTCGCTGACCATGTGCGCCTAGGCGAAGGTGCCCGTGGCAGTGGCCAGGCGACGGCTGAAGCTGTGGCCGCTGATCTCGTGTCGGTGGGCCTGGAAGAAGAAGCGATTTACGGTGCGCAGGTTACCGGTCCGCTGGTGATTGGCCAGGTTCTCGATCTGGTGAAAGAACCCCAGAAAAATGGGAAAACCATTAATTGGTGCCGGGTTGACGTGGGGCCTGACCACAATCATGAGCACGACAATCCCAAGGATCCTCAGCCCGGTGATGAGCGTCCGAGTCGTGGGATCATCTGCGGTGCCCACAACTTTGTGCCCGGAGATTTCGTGGTGGTGTCCCTTCCCGGAACGGTGCTTCCCGGCCCGTTCCCAATCGCCGCTCGGAAAACCTACGGGCATATTTCAGATGGGATGATTTGTTCCACCGCCGAGCTTGGCCTGGGTGAAGACCCCGAGGACGGCATTATCGTGCTGGGGCGCGGCATTGCCGAGGGGATGACGGCAAAGCCTGGGGACGACGCCATTGCGCTCTTCGGCCTGGGTGAAGAGGTCGTCGAGATTAACGTGACCCCAGACCGCGGATACTGCTTCTCTATGCGCGGGGTTGCGCGTGAATACTCCCACGCCACCGGCGCCGAGTTTTCCGATCCAGTGCTCAGCATTGACGTGCCGCCAGCTGCCGGAGATTCCGTACCGGTAGAGCTCGCCGATGAGGCACCGATCCGCGAGCAGGATGGCTGCTCCCAGTACATCGCCCAGCTGGTGACTGGGGTGAATGCGAAAGCGCCGAGTCCGCGCTGGATGCAGCAGCGCCTCACCCTCGCCGGGATGCGTCCCATTTCTTTGATCGTGGACGTCGCGAACTATGTGATGCTGGATCTGGGGCAGCCATTGCACACTTTCGATGCGGCGCGGTTGTCGGCGCCGATTGTGGTGCGCCGGGCCCGCGTCGGTGAAGTGCTCACCACGTTGGATAATGTGCGACGAACGTTGCACCCCGAGGACCTGGTGATCTGCGACAGCGAAGGCGGGCACGGCGAGCGCGTGTTGGCCATCGCCGGGGTGATGGGGGGCGCGAGCACCGAGGTCACAGACGAGACCACCGACGTGCTGATCGAAGCGGCCACGTTCTCCTCCTTCAGCATCGCGCGGTCGGCTCGCAGGCATAAGTTGCCCAGTGAAGCCTCGAAACGGTTTGAGCGGGGAGTTGATCCCGCTCTGGCCGAAGTCGCCGCGATCCGAGCCGCCCAGCTGATCGCTGAATATGGCGGCGGAACTGTGGACGCTACGAGGACGGTGGTTGGATCCCAGCGGCAGCCAGAACCAATTGACCTCGATATGAAGGCTGCGGCCAACCTGGTCGGGGTCGAGTATTCGCGCGAAGAGATTGTCGACAGCCTGAGGATGCTGGGATGCCACATCCAGGCCGCACCCGCCGCGGATGCTCCGAATGATGCTGGTCCTGGCGCTGAAGTAAGCAATCATGACTCCGGTTCAGATCAGCTGCACCAGATCGATGTGCTGCGCGTGACACCGCCGACCTGGCGCCCAGATCTAAAGCATCGGGAAGATCTGATCGAAGAAATCGCGCGGCTCAACGGGTATGACCGGATCCCATCCGTTCTTCCCAAGGCTCCGGCAGGAGGCCGGGGGCTGACGCTCGCACAGCGTCGCCGCCGCACCGTCGCTTTGACCCTCGCTGAAAAGGGTCTGACCGAGGTGCTGTCGTATCCCTTCACCGGTGAGGCCACGTTTGAAGCGCTCGGATATGCCGAGGATGATCGGCGCCGGGACACGGTTCGGCTCGCCAACCCAATCTCCGAGGCAGACGGAAGCATGCGCACCGAGCTGCTCCAGACGCTGCTCCCGGTGGCGCGCCTCAATATCGGTCGAGGCGCTGACGATGTGGCTCTGTTCGAGATCGGTTTGGTGTCGGCACCGTCATCGGCGGGACCAGTTCCTTCGCTGGAGGTGGCACAGCGCCCCAGCGATGAGCAGCTCGCGCAGCTTGCAGCCGCAGTGCCGGCGCAGCCGCGTCATCTAGCAGCGGTGATAGGTGGGCCAACGGGTAAATCGTCGTGGTACGGGCCCGCCCGGGTGGCAGATTGGTCCGACGCCGTAGACGCGGCGCGACGAGTGCTCGACAGCATCGGTGTGGTCTATGACGTCGTCCAGACTGAGCGGGCCCCGTGGCATCCGGGCCGTTGTGCTGAGCTGCGTGCTCAGGACGGCACCGTCCTCGGATATGCTGGTGAGTTGCATCCGCGCGTTGCTAAAGCCTTCGGGTTGCCACACCGCACCAGTGCCTGCGAGCTCAGCCTGGATGCTGCGTTTGCGGCTGCGCCCGATCTGGTGCCAGCCGAACCGCTATCGACCTACCCGGTGGCAAAAGAAGACTTCGCTTTTGTGGTGGACCAGACCATGCCGGCTAGCGCCATCGAGGCGGCAATCACCGCAGGCATCGGGGATGTGCTCGAAAGCGTGCGCCTGTTCGACGTTTATGTGGGTGAACAGGTGGGCGAGGGGAAGAAATCCCTGGCGTTTGCTGTGCGTTTACGTTCTGCTGAGGGAACCCTCACCGCGGACCAGATCGGTGCTGCTCGTGAGCGCTGTATCCGCGCCGTCCAGGCGATTGGTGGTGTTCTGCGCGCCTGA
- a CDS encoding ABC transporter substrate-binding protein, translated as MTPQDPRSGLSRRRVLMLGAVAVTVPALAACGSSKDKGAAPSADSGAREMQGTINNDGVLTIGTQVSTSNMFPENFNSYGGGETAAGTSLFFETLFRISSKNGMKLVPHLAEKVVYTDGGKVATYTLRKGVTWNDGKPFTSKDVAFTYDFVFGPPSPEKNAEGTYEFLKSPIETPDEYTVVLHYNEPQYAEDLPLSLYYPIFPEHIYKNVDRKSFIDKNPVGTGPGKLKSFANQEITITIRDDYWGEKTKGVKEVRLVPAGQAGNIQSQISDGKVDWAEGGAPGLLNSFVPRDPHNGYRYYPDGSTRGIIMAAHRLPCSDVAVRKALRASVDMNIVAKAGGIDYTVPSITGLDPVIYKDMLLPEYQKPLTPDVEQAKKELKDAGWTIENGNLVKDGKSYPLQLHISNDNAVEMATMPVVCDQWKKNLGLDIKFTPLPKEVYGPAQSKGDYDLGLWTTNAAGGAFQAFAMYRLTKFYQVGDEKADGNYGRWKTPEAVSNAILEMMNTPLEDTKKLAELCQIVQKAIADEAPYIPVQNNGAGGMYSTKKWSGLKKADEIDYFPRITGWNNIIGTVRDFEPSKK; from the coding sequence ATGACCCCTCAGGATCCCCGCTCCGGTCTTTCCAGGCGGCGCGTACTCATGCTCGGAGCAGTCGCCGTAACCGTCCCCGCTCTGGCGGCCTGCGGCTCATCTAAAGACAAAGGCGCAGCTCCCTCAGCGGACTCCGGCGCCCGTGAGATGCAAGGCACGATCAACAATGACGGTGTCCTCACCATCGGCACGCAGGTGAGCACCTCGAACATGTTCCCGGAGAACTTCAACTCCTACGGCGGCGGCGAAACGGCGGCCGGAACCAGTCTGTTCTTTGAAACGCTCTTCCGCATCTCATCCAAAAACGGCATGAAGCTGGTACCGCACCTCGCCGAAAAAGTGGTGTACACCGACGGTGGAAAAGTTGCCACCTACACCCTACGCAAAGGCGTCACCTGGAACGACGGCAAACCGTTTACCTCCAAAGATGTCGCCTTCACCTACGACTTCGTGTTCGGACCGCCCTCGCCGGAGAAGAACGCCGAAGGCACTTACGAGTTCCTCAAATCGCCCATCGAAACCCCCGATGAGTACACCGTGGTACTGCACTACAACGAGCCGCAGTACGCCGAGGATCTACCGCTCTCGCTGTACTACCCCATTTTCCCCGAACACATCTACAAAAACGTTGACCGCAAGTCCTTTATCGACAAAAACCCGGTGGGTACCGGTCCGGGCAAGCTTAAGAGCTTCGCTAATCAGGAAATCACGATCACGATTCGCGATGACTACTGGGGCGAGAAAACCAAGGGCGTCAAAGAAGTACGCCTAGTTCCGGCAGGACAGGCAGGCAACATCCAGTCCCAGATCAGTGACGGCAAAGTGGACTGGGCCGAAGGCGGAGCCCCCGGCCTGCTCAACAGCTTCGTCCCGCGCGATCCTCACAACGGGTACCGCTACTACCCAGACGGCTCCACCCGTGGCATCATCATGGCCGCGCACCGTCTGCCCTGCTCGGACGTTGCCGTACGCAAGGCACTGCGCGCGTCGGTGGATATGAATATCGTGGCCAAGGCGGGTGGTATCGACTACACGGTTCCGAGCATTACCGGTCTGGATCCAGTGATCTACAAGGACATGCTGCTGCCCGAGTACCAAAAGCCTCTCACCCCCGATGTCGAACAGGCTAAGAAAGAGCTCAAGGATGCGGGCTGGACCATCGAAAACGGCAACTTGGTCAAGGATGGAAAGTCCTATCCTTTGCAGCTGCACATTTCAAATGACAATGCGGTGGAGATGGCCACCATGCCCGTGGTGTGCGACCAGTGGAAGAAAAACCTGGGGCTGGATATCAAGTTCACTCCGCTGCCCAAGGAAGTGTACGGTCCTGCACAGTCGAAGGGCGACTACGACCTCGGCTTGTGGACAACCAATGCTGCGGGCGGCGCCTTCCAAGCCTTCGCCATGTACCGCCTCACCAAGTTCTACCAGGTCGGCGACGAAAAGGCCGACGGCAACTACGGTCGCTGGAAGACTCCGGAAGCGGTCAGCAATGCCATCCTGGAGATGATGAACACGCCTTTGGAAGACACCAAGAAACTAGCTGAGCTCTGCCAGATCGTGCAGAAGGCGATCGCTGACGAAGCACCGTACATTCCGGTTCAAAATAACGGCGCCGGTGGTATGTACTCAACGAAGAAATGGAGCGGTCTCAAGAAAGCTGACGAGATCGATTACTTCCCGCGCATCACCGGATGGAACAACATCATCGGCACCGTCCGGGACTTCGAGCCGTCCAAGAAATAA
- a CDS encoding ABC transporter ATP-binding protein produces MTQSLTHEQSAASPRPEDQVPVLEARNVKLHFPGTDASGRKVTIRALDGVDLKLYPGQISALVGESGSGKTTIARLFALIYKATSGEILFNGKPIKIKGQRARRAYYRDVQLIYQDPFASLNGLKKNRTILSRVVKIHFPKLSRTAIKERLLELLGKVNMTPASRYLDRYPTDLSGGQRQRIAIARGLAVNPSVLLADEPTSMLDASIRLDVLNLLKDLRESENVAILYITHDIASARYLSDRINVMYGGKLVESGPTEDIISSPIHPYTSLLLNAAPDPARYKGSGKPITTRISDVQPVDNSIEVTSCRFASRCPLAMPKCTDSPLPKFDDRVSGRMVTCWLAENNPAFTRD; encoded by the coding sequence ATGACTCAATCACTTACCCATGAGCAGTCGGCGGCCTCGCCGCGACCCGAGGACCAGGTCCCGGTGCTGGAAGCCCGCAATGTTAAACTCCACTTTCCTGGCACCGACGCCTCCGGACGCAAAGTAACCATTCGAGCACTCGACGGAGTAGATCTCAAACTCTATCCGGGGCAAATCAGCGCGTTGGTCGGAGAATCTGGCTCCGGAAAAACCACGATCGCCCGCTTATTCGCACTTATTTACAAGGCAACTAGCGGTGAGATTCTGTTTAACGGCAAACCGATCAAGATTAAGGGCCAGCGTGCCCGCCGCGCCTACTACCGCGATGTCCAACTGATCTACCAAGACCCCTTCGCCTCATTGAACGGCTTGAAGAAAAACCGCACGATCTTATCGCGCGTGGTGAAAATCCACTTCCCCAAGCTCAGTCGAACGGCGATTAAAGAACGTCTGCTAGAGCTCCTCGGTAAGGTCAACATGACGCCTGCCTCGCGCTATCTTGACCGCTATCCCACGGATCTATCTGGCGGACAGCGGCAACGCATCGCGATCGCGCGCGGGCTCGCCGTTAATCCCAGCGTTTTGCTAGCCGATGAACCCACCTCGATGCTCGACGCCTCGATCCGCTTAGACGTGCTGAACCTCCTCAAGGACCTGCGCGAGAGCGAAAACGTCGCCATCCTCTACATCACCCACGACATCGCCAGTGCCCGGTACCTTTCCGACCGCATCAACGTGATGTACGGCGGAAAGCTTGTGGAGAGCGGCCCCACCGAAGACATCATTTCCTCCCCCATTCACCCCTATACCTCGTTGCTGCTCAACGCGGCCCCAGACCCGGCCCGCTATAAAGGCTCCGGCAAACCGATCACCACCCGCATCTCCGATGTGCAGCCCGTGGACAACTCCATCGAAGTCACCAGCTGCCGCTTTGCCTCCCGCTGTCCCCTGGCGATGCCCAAGTGCACCGATTCGCCATTGCCGAAGTTCGATGACCGAGTTAGCGGGCGGATGGTCACCTGCTGGCTCGCTGAGAATAACCCTGCTTTTACCCGGGACTAG
- a CDS encoding ABC transporter ATP-binding protein has product MTLTHTTTTGDTNPHTHSNVTVHETEEQILQRLETSPVLLDVQGLCVDYVTEDGNIRACDDITFTLRRGEILGVAGESASGKSTLLNALGRLQRMPAATSAGEIWLHPTDGSPRVDLVALSEEELEPYRWSNISIVMQSAMACLNPVIRLGEQFTDVLQRHDKELSSKAAMARAGELLSLVGISSERLTAFPFQLSGGMQQRALIALSLACNPDLVLMDEPTTAVDVVMQRQILQQLLSAQAELGFAIVFVTHDLSLLLEISDKIAIMYGGKIVEIGTAKRLHESAKHPYTRALRRAFPPLSEPVRRLQGIPGSPPDLLDLPKGCAFSPRCDVAMPICHERIPELRDIPGGRSACFFSNGELSSEEIVHQQGERALADNPIQDSETPGHTDPQPVGDAR; this is encoded by the coding sequence ATGACCCTCACCCACACCACCACGACCGGCGATACCAACCCGCACACCCACTCCAACGTGACCGTCCACGAAACCGAGGAACAGATCCTCCAGCGTCTGGAAACCTCCCCGGTTCTGCTCGACGTCCAAGGACTGTGCGTGGACTACGTCACCGAGGACGGAAATATTCGGGCCTGCGACGATATCACCTTCACCCTGCGTCGCGGAGAAATCCTGGGGGTCGCCGGTGAGTCAGCCAGCGGCAAATCAACGCTGCTAAATGCCCTCGGCCGACTTCAGCGCATGCCCGCCGCCACGTCCGCCGGGGAGATCTGGCTGCACCCCACCGACGGCAGCCCCCGCGTCGACCTCGTCGCCCTCAGCGAAGAAGAGCTCGAACCGTATCGCTGGAGCAACATCTCCATCGTCATGCAGTCCGCCATGGCCTGCCTCAACCCGGTCATTAGACTCGGTGAACAGTTCACCGACGTCCTCCAACGCCACGACAAAGAACTGTCGAGCAAAGCCGCCATGGCCCGGGCTGGCGAGTTGCTCTCCCTGGTCGGAATATCCTCCGAACGACTCACCGCGTTCCCATTCCAGCTCTCCGGCGGAATGCAACAGCGCGCGTTGATCGCGCTGTCCCTTGCCTGCAACCCGGATCTCGTCCTCATGGATGAGCCGACCACCGCGGTGGACGTTGTGATGCAGCGCCAAATTCTGCAGCAGCTTCTAAGTGCCCAAGCCGAACTCGGATTCGCGATCGTCTTCGTCACCCACGACCTGTCGCTGCTCCTGGAAATCTCCGACAAGATCGCCATCATGTACGGCGGCAAAATCGTGGAAATCGGAACCGCCAAACGCCTCCACGAATCCGCCAAGCACCCCTACACGCGTGCTCTACGCCGCGCGTTCCCACCGCTATCGGAACCCGTGCGGAGGCTCCAGGGCATCCCAGGGTCACCACCCGATCTGCTCGACCTCCCCAAAGGCTGCGCGTTCTCTCCCCGATGCGATGTGGCGATGCCCATCTGCCACGAGCGCATTCCCGAGCTGCGCGATATCCCAGGCGGCCGGTCAGCCTGCTTTTTCTCCAATGGCGAACTCAGTTCCGAGGAGATCGTCCATCAGCAGGGCGAACGGGCTCTGGCCGACAACCCCATCCAAGACTCCGAAACTCCAGGTCACACTGACCCTCAACCGGTGGGAGATGCGCGATGA
- a CDS encoding ABC transporter permease, translated as MLKRFLSIGKVQIGLGIMGLFILVAFAGQPFATHVLNMSPADIDYNTIGGLPPDTDHWLGTTSAGQDVLVWMLVGTQTSIFVGLTSAILGTILTVVIGAWAGFAGGVMDRILNGFILVFTTIPTFAILFIIAAATQSSNWLLVSIVIACLEWSGGARMIRAQTMSLRGRDFTTALRTVGESQWRIILVEVMPHLLGVISPMFLTLIAAGVNMQASLAFLGIGDPSQPSWGLMINWAMTQNALFRGMWWWFVPPGMALALVGFATTMINFGLDEITNPTLSTKRMKLMRKFVRDKNRKAAVKTAAPAAPEAVSAS; from the coding sequence ATGCTGAAGCGATTCCTCTCCATTGGTAAAGTCCAAATCGGACTCGGCATCATGGGTCTGTTCATTCTGGTGGCGTTCGCCGGTCAACCCTTTGCCACCCATGTTCTGAATATGAGCCCTGCCGACATCGACTACAACACCATCGGCGGGCTCCCCCCGGACACAGACCACTGGCTCGGCACCACCAGCGCCGGACAAGACGTATTGGTTTGGATGCTGGTCGGAACCCAAACCTCCATCTTCGTCGGACTCACCTCCGCTATCCTCGGCACCATCCTCACCGTGGTCATCGGAGCCTGGGCCGGGTTCGCCGGCGGAGTCATGGATCGTATCCTCAACGGATTTATCCTGGTCTTCACCACCATCCCGACCTTCGCCATCCTGTTCATCATCGCCGCTGCCACCCAAAGCAGTAACTGGCTTCTGGTCTCCATCGTGATCGCCTGCCTCGAATGGTCTGGCGGCGCTCGCATGATTCGAGCCCAGACCATGAGCTTGCGCGGACGAGACTTCACCACCGCCCTGCGCACCGTCGGTGAATCCCAGTGGCGAATCATCCTGGTCGAAGTGATGCCACACCTGCTCGGCGTCATCTCCCCGATGTTCCTGACGCTGATCGCAGCAGGGGTCAACATGCAGGCATCCCTCGCCTTCCTCGGCATCGGTGACCCCTCCCAACCGTCTTGGGGCCTGATGATTAACTGGGCAATGACCCAAAACGCACTCTTCCGTGGCATGTGGTGGTGGTTCGTCCCGCCAGGCATGGCCCTAGCACTCGTAGGTTTCGCCACCACCATGATCAACTTCGGCCTTGACGAAATTACCAACCCGACTCTGTCCACCAAACGAATGAAGCTGATGCGCAAATTCGTCCGAGACAAAAACCGAAAGGCAGCGGTGAAAACCGCAGCCCCGGCCGCCCCGGAAGCGGTGAGCGCATCATGA